The Rhizobium viscosum genomic sequence CACGTCATCTGCTGTATAGGCGGTCGCGACCTCGTATGGCGCGCCGCCTGACAGCACCAACCCGCCATCGCGGAAGATGCGGATGTAGTGATGGCCGAATTCGAGGATGTAAGTCTGCTCGGTATTGAACTGGAAGCGGATCAGCCGGGCCTGTTTCGAACTGTCCTTGATCTCGTGGATGAATTGCAGCCCGGCCCGGTTCGAGACACCCCCATGCGGATGCACGAAGACATTCAGCGCCGTGCGCAGACCGCTCTGATATTTGGTGAGATCGACGCGGGCGCCGAGTGCGGGCGAGAGTTCGCCCGCGGTGAAGGAGGGCTGGTAGGCGCGGAAATCAGCCATGGGCGCGCACCGCAATCAGTTCGCTGACGAAATTCTCGCTCGTGTGCCTCACCTGGTTGGCCTCGGCCTGTTCGGCGGCCCGCTGGCTGCTCTGGGCAAGCGCCATGGCATCGGCGCGGATTTTCGGATCGCGCGTCAGCGGCATGGCGAGGCGGACGGCGAGATGCCAGGAGAGCGCCTCGATGAAGAGAGGCGCATATTTCGTCGGGTCGGTCAGGCGGCAGGTATAGCGCAGGAGCACCGGCGAGAGATCGCAATAGAGCCTGTCGCCCTCGAGCGCGTAGGGATACTGCATCTCGCGCCCGGCCTCGTCGAGATCCGGGTTCAGCGTCTCCGGCAGATCTGCCGCGTTGGTGGAATAACGCGTCCTGATCCAGCGGATCTGCAGGCAATCGGCCGGTCGCGCATAGGAATGGCGCCAGACGCCGGGCTTGTCATTGTCCAGTGCGCCCAGTGCCAGCGTCTTGCCGGCAGCAGCCCAAGGAAAGGACTGCAGCAGCACATCGCGCGTCTGCGCATAGAACTGATTGCAGGCGCGTGCCTCCGCACTCTTTTCCGTCAGATCGTTGATATTGTCCTTGCCGATATTGGAAAGGGCGAGATTGCAGATAGAGACGACCGTAGCCATGAACCAACCTCTCGTGTTGGGGTAGGCGTACGGTGTGGATGGTTGTTGGGGTGAAGTGGGGCGTAATGGGCAGGAGAAGGTGTGCCGCGTGGCACCCCCCTCTGGCCTGCCGGCCATCTCCCCCACAGGTGGGGAGATCGACACGTGGCGTGACCTTCGGACATCACTGACGTCGCGCAGTTTGCAACGCTGCTTGTTGGGGAAACCGGTGCGCCCGGCCAATCTCCACCCTTGTGGGGGAGATGGCCGGCAGGCCAGAGGGGGGTGCCACGCGGCACACCTTCGCTATTCTTCCCCTAAACCCCCGCCTTCCGGCTGATGAACAAGCCGGTCTCCTTGCCCACCTCGAGCACGCCGCCACCTGCCCGGAACGTCTCGGCAATCGCCGCGCGAAACGCCGCAAGCTCCGCCTCGCTCGCCCGGTCTCCGGGCGGATAGGAGGTCAACGCCAGAAACACATCTTCCGGCTCCGTTATCCGCATATGCGCCGGATGCTCCGTCATGGTGACATTGCCGAACTGCGCCTGCATCAGCCGCTCGGCCGTCTCATAGCCGAAGGCCGCACCCGCCGGGTCGTAGGGTGGGCTGCCGAAGACTGAGGTCAGCGCATACATGCCGCGCATGTTGCCGGCACCATTGGTCGTCACTGCGAGGTGACCGCCGGGCTTCAGCACGCGGTGCATTTCGGCGATCGCCTTGTTCTGATCGGCCACGTGGTAGAGCATGTGCATGGCGATGACGGTATCGAAGGAGCCGTCTTCGAAGGGCAGGGCCGTGGCGTCCGCCTGCTGAGCCGTCACGCTTGCGAAGCAGAGCGGATGGCAGCGTTCGAGGGCTTCCTGCAGCATGCCGGGGGAGAGATCGGCGAGCGTGAGGGCGAGATCGTCGGGCAATTCATTTGCCACCGAAGCCCAGAACCAGGCGGGGCCGCAACCGATATCCAGCACGCGATCGCCTGGCTTTAGGGGAAGCTGTCTTGCCACCCAGAGAAACCAGCCGGTTTCGGCGATCGTATATTCCCGGTTCAGGCGCCCGCGGGCGGCGAGTTTCTTGCTGTCGCTATATTGCTCGTCATTGCCTGTCGTGATGGATGACATGATCGGCCCTGCTTCCCTCGATGTCAGATGGAATGAATCCGGCGACTGATCCTGCATCGTTGTGGTGGATGAAGCAATTGGTGTAGATGACTCGGCTCGCGCCTCCCGGGTCGTGATAGTGAGGCTGGAAATAAGGTCTCGGCGGAATGGTTGTCGTTGTTGCCGGCAGCTGCTAGGTCACCCTCTCAGCCATGCCCGGCTTCGAAGGAGCAACAGTGAAGAACCCGGTCTTTCTCATCATCATGTGCGCCGTCCTGCTGGTTGCGATCGCCGGCCTTGCGATCAGCTCCGCCCGGCTGGTCGGCCTGTTCTAGCCTGCTCATTGATAGGCCGGCGGCTCTCCCTGATCACTTGATATCCAGTGAACGAAGACTGAAACGCCGCGCGCCTTCAGCCTCTCCATCACCTGCCGGGCCGGGCTCCCCGGCGTCATCACATCGCGATAGATATCGTCATCGTAGATCTTCACGCCGCGCAGAGCGGGCATGTCGAGCAGTGCGGGCAGGTTGGCGAGATCGACGCCGAGGGTGAGATGTTGCAGCTTCAGCGGTGGTCCCAGCGTTTCGAGATCGACGAAGCGGACCATTGAGGTGAAATCGAGCGTGGTGATATTGGGGCAATTGGCGATGCCCGACATGTCGGGCACATCGAAACTCTCATCTTCGCCGCCCCAGAATTTCCAGATATAGGAATAGATCGTGTTGCCACCGTCGAAATAAAGCGTATCCACCCTGTCCAGCATCTCCCGCGTCAGCGGATAGCGCTCCAGATAGGTTCGCACCGGCAGAAGCGGATAATAGCCCTCGCTGTCGAGATCGACGCGGCGGCCAAGCACATGTTCGGCGAGTTCCTCGCGTGTGCCGAGATCGATAATGCCCTTGTCCATCATCGCGGACATGACGACGAGCTTGAGATTGGGATCGCCGAAGGGCGCGCCCGACGCTCCCGAAGGTTCGGGATAGAAGGCGGCGCGGGTCGTTTTCGCCGTGCCAAGCATGCTTGCGGCGGTTGCGCCGACCAGTAGATTGCGTCTTCGGATCATGCCGCCTCATGCACCAGGGATCGGGTCTCTGCGACAGAAGCTAGTGCAGCCGGTGGATGAAAAAAAGTGGGCTATCACACATCAGCAGGTGAAATCTGTGCGCCGAAGGGAATGTCCGGCCTGCTCCCGAATGCCTGATGCTGCCGGGCGATCAGCGGAAACGCGGCTCGCGGCGGGCGTTGTGCAGAAGTTCGCTGGCGGTGGCGAAAACGCCGAAGAGCTGCAGCAGCCGTTTCTCCTCCTTGCCGTCGATCCGGTGTCGGGTGCAGAACTCGGTGACGGACCAGACCTTGGTCAGGGCATCATGCTCGACATCTGCAGGCTCTACGCGTTCCATGGCTGCATCCTCCCTGAACAAAAATACCGCCACGCTCTGAAATGGCGACTAACGAAAAGTGATTAGTCAGGGACATGCTGCAGCGCCGCGCCGGTTCAAGAGGCGGGACATGGATAAACTGCTGCGCCGATTTCTTGGGCTCTGAGATGGATGGTGCCGCCAGTTCCTATACCCGCCCCGCCAGCGCCAGATAGGCCGAAATCGTCAGCACCGAAAGGACGGTCGAGGCGAGCACGACGCGGCCGGTCAGGCTTGCCTCGCGGCCATAGAATTCGGCCAGCATGAAGGGGCCGGTGCCGGTCGGCAGGGCCGCGAGCAGCACGGCTGTATGGGTGGCGGCCGGCGGCAGGTTGAGGAGTGGCGCGGCAATCAGCCAGGTGACGACGGGCTGAGCGATTAGCTTGAGGCCGACGAGAATGCTTGCGGTCGTCGCCCGCGCGTTGGTTTCGCCGGCTTTGGTGCCAGCCAGAAACAGGCCGAGCGCGATCAGTGCGCAGGGAGAGGCGGCGCCGCCGAGGAGCTTCAGGAAGGCATGCACGGGGGCGGGAAGCGTTACATCCAAGAGCATCACCAGCGCGCCGAGGGCGGGTGCGACGAGCAGCGGGTTTTTGGCGAGCGAGCGGGCCGTCTTGATGGCGATATCGCGCCGCCGGGCCTCGGATTGCAGCCCGCCTTCGATCAGGACGATAGCGACGGCAAAGAGCACGCAGACGGTGAGGATGGTCGAGATCAGCACCGGTGCCATGCCAGTATCGCCGATCAGGGACAGGACGAGCGGAAAGCCAATGAAGCCGGTATTGGCATAGCTGGCATTCAGCCCGTCTATCGCGGCATCCGCCAGATGCCGGCCCCTGGCGACGCGCCAGCAGAGCGTGGCTCCGAAGATGACGGCGCAGCCGGCGGTAAACGCCAGGATGAAGCCCGGCTGCCAGATCTCGGCGGGTTTGGCATTGGCCATGATATCGAAGAGCAGTGCGGGCAGAGCGAGATAGACGACCAGCCGGTTGACCTCGCGCGTGGCATTTTCAGTGAGCGCCCCGGTCTTGCGGGCGATCCAGCCGGCAAGGATGAGGGCGAAGATCGGCAGGACAATCGAAAGGTTCGTCAGCATCAGGGGTAACTCGGGGCAGGTCTTGCGAGAGGGTGATCCTTGCCTAGCGTGCGTGATCAAGATAATCCAATGTCATCTTGAGCGCTGATTGATGCTTCTGAGGTATTGAATGGACACGCGCCATATGCGCTATTTCGTGGCGCTTGCCGAAACCCTGCATTTCGGCCATGCGGCCAAGCGCATGAACATGAGTCAGCCGCCCTTCAGCCGGCAGATATCGGCAATCGAGAAAACGCTCTGCGTGCGGCTCTTCGAGCGCAATTCGCGCAACGTGGCGCTCACACCCGCCGGCCAGCATTTCCTTGCCGATTGCCGCGCCGTGCTTGAAGGCTTCGATGCCGCCTGCCGCGATGTGCAGCTGGTTGCCAGCGGCATGAAGGGTGAGTTGAAGCTCGGCTTCATGATGCATGCCGCCCATAGCGTCATCCCGGCGCTGGTGCGGCTTTATTCGCAGGCGCGTCCGGATGTGCGGCTGATCCTGGAGGAGCGCATACCCACCGATATCGAGGAAATGCTCACCGAAGGCAAACTCGATGCTGCCGTCACCTTCGGCGGCGGTTCCGCTCCGCATCTGCGCACGCAACTGCTCGCCCGTGACCGGCTGTGCCTGATCGTGCCCCAAGGCCATCGGCTGGCCGAGGCCGAAACGATCGGGCCGCAGTCGCTTGCGGGCGAAAAACTGATCGCCGCGCCCGCGACCGTGGCGCCGACACTGCGCACGGCGATCGGCCTCTATTGCGCTGCCGGCGGCGTCATCCCGCATTTTGCCTTCGAGCCGCGCCTGCAGCACACCATCATCCGGCTGGTGCAGGAGGGGCTGGGCATTGCGCTGATCCCGCAATCGCTGTGCGGCGATCTGGCCGAGGGTGTCGTCTCCAGAGCGCTCGACGATGCGCCGGAATTCGATGTCGTGCTCTGCGCGCCGCGCGCGGCGCGCAATCCGGCCGTGCCGCAGCTGTTCGAGGTGGCGGAGCGTGGCGTGGATTGAAGGGTAAGGTTATGCCGCCTGGCACCCCTTGCCACCCCACCGCAGCCGGCGCTATACATCACCCGATGGGGATGGAGTGCCCCCGAAACCGCCCACAAGGCTGATGACTCCTACCGTGTTCAACCGCGGTGGGAATCTGTCCGGAGCCCGCCGCAAGGCGGGTTCTTTATTGCCCGCCCGAGAGTTTTGGAGCGAGCATGTCCTTCTATACCTGCCTTATCGTCATGGCCGGCGGTGCGCTCGGCACCTTCGCCCGCTATGCCGCATCGGTCCTTGCCATGCCCGTCAGCCGCGATCTGCCCTGGGGCACCATCATCATCAATGTCACAGGCTCGCTCATCATCGGCCTCTTCAGCACGCTGACGCTCGCCAATGGCCGTTTTCCGGTCTCCGACAATATGCGCCTCTTCGTGATGATCGGCCTCTGCGGCGGTTACACGACCTTCTCCTCCTTCAGCCTGCAGACACTCGACCTGCTGCGCTCGGGCGCGACGATCCGGGCCTGCATCAATGTCGCGGCATCGGTCGTGCTCTGCATCGGCGCGGTGGGGCATCTGATCGCGACGCGGATCAATGGCGGGGTGGCCGACGCGGCGCAGGCGGCGATCGAGGAGCAGGCTTGAGGCGGGAGGAGGAATGGCTCAACAGGTTTTTGACGGTTTTTTCAGTCTCGGCTTGATGCCTGCCCGAGGCGGACGGGATGTCGCCGGGGAACAGGCCAGCGCGGGTCGCGCGGCAAATGGCGTAATTCAAGGGGGAAAGAGATTATCCTGTCCGTCAGAAAATCCGCGACAGGTGCAATCGATCCGCCGGGTATGCCGCCCGGCGGATCGAGCGGCCGTTAATTCCCTGTCGAGGTCGGGGCGGAGTAGGACAGGGATTCACGGATCTGGTCGATCTTGCCGTCGGCGTCACCGACGCCGAGGATGGTCTTGGCCTCGGCGAGGACTTCCGGGCTCACTTCGCCGCTGCGCGTTGCGGAAGCCAGCGCATCCTCCAATGCCGCATCGCCGAGAACCGGATCGTCGACTGAAGGCTCGATGCCGTTATCGAGTTCGAACTGGGCATAGGCCATGGCATAGGCGGCGATCGCGGTCATCTTCGGATCGGACGTATGCATATAGGCCTTGTAGCTGCGGTTGAGAGAGTTCAGGCCCTTCAGCTCGGAGGCGAGGTTCTTTTGCTTGATATCGGCTGCGGCGTTTTTCGCGATGAGCGATTTCGTCTTCGCCTCGCCGGATTTGCCCTTCGCTGCGCTCCCGGATTTCGAACCGTCGCGCAATGATTTGCCGGTCTGGGAACTGCCAGACTTGTTGCCGCGGTTTTCGTGACTGCCGCTTTGTCCGCCACCGTTGCCGCCGCCATTGCTGCTGCCGCCACCGCCGCCGTTGCCTCCGCCATTACCGCCGCCGTTGCCGCCACCGTTTCCTCCGCCCTTTGCCATGGCGGCACTATCGAAGCCGGTGATCGCCAGCGGGCTGGAAGCCATGATCATTGAAAGCGCAGCTATGGACGCAAAAGTTACGAAACGCATCCGTCTCTCCCTCGCAGGATAATTCATCGAAAGTCATGGGATAGCCGACTCGGGAAGGCCACCATCAGGATCACGATGTTAGGTGCGAAATGCGGAGCGTGCATCGGACCGAGGTCCGGCATCCGCCGGACTATGGTCTTAGAGAGCGGGAGATGGTTAACGGGTTTCGGGGGCGGATCGTTCATCAGGCGTTGCCGGCCGGCAGGGCGCCGATCCGGAATCGGGTGGCTGCCGCTTCCCATATTTCCTACCCCTCCATGACCATCAAAACAGGAGGTTTGGACATGGAACTGGAAAACAAGGTCATCATCATCTCCGGCGCAAGCAGCGGCATCGGAGCAGCTGCCGCCCGGCTGTTTGCGGCCAAAGGCGCAAAACTCGTGCTCGGTGCGCGCCGCGAGCAGAACCTCGCGGAGCTTGTGTCCGAGATCATCGAAATGGGTGGCATGGCCGTGTCCCTGGCTGGTGATGTGCGCGATGAAGCCTATGCGCAGGCCCTCGTCGACCGGGCGCTCTATGCCTATGGCCGGCTCGACGGGGCCTTCAACAATGCGGGTGTCGTCGGCGAGATGGGTGCGTTCGCGGAAATGAGCGCGGCCAATTGGGAGACGGTGATCTCCACCAACCTGACGAGCGCCTTCTTCGCGCTGAAGGCGCAGCTGCCCGTGATGAAAGCGCAGCGCAGCGGCTCGATCGTCTTCACCTCGTCCTTCGTCGGATACAGCAATGGCGGCCTGCCCGGCATGGGGGCTTACGCAGCCTCCAAGGCGGGCCTGATCGGCCTCGTGCAATCGGTCGCTGCCGATTACGCGGCCGATGGCATCAGGATCAACAGCCTGCTTCCCGGTGGAACCATCACGCCGGCCGGCGGGGAGAATAATCCCGAATTCCTCGACTATATCTCGGGCCTGCATCCGATGAAGCGGATGGCGGCGGCGCAGGAGATCGCGCAGGCGGCACTCTTCCTGCTGTCGGACCAGTCGAGCTTCATGACCGGCAGCCCGATGATCGTCGACGGCGGCATGTCGGTTCGGCTACTCTAGCAGAACTGGCCTCGGGCGGTGGTCGCGCCGCCCGAGGCGGGGAATTTCGCGGCCGTTCCAGAGGGGCACCAGCGCTTCACGACGGGCTCAATTCCTGACATATTTGCAGAGGGACAGCCAACCGTCGTGGATATCGCGCCATGAATTCGCAGACACGTGAAAAAAGCAACCTGCGTGCACCTACCGGGTCGGTCACGGGGCTTTGCTCTGCATCCGCCACCATGTTTGCAGTCGGAATGGCCTTTCTGGGTTACTGGGGGGTCTATGAACAGGGGAGTTGGCGTGCAATCGATTATCTTGTGATGATCGTTGCCGTCATCGGATTTGCAGCACTTGGCTGCGTGCCCTGGATCGTGACCACACCTGTCGCGGAGGACGAGGCAGACAAAGTCGCTGTCGCCAGGCGAGCGATGGCACTGGGGACGGCGCTAATCTGGACGGCCGTCTGTATTACCGTATTTGCCTGAGTTGCCCTGCGTGACCGGTAGGCCGATGATCGTCGATGGCGGCATGTCGGTTCGGTTGCTCCAGTCGAGGCCGGTTCCGGCCTATCGCGGCAGCAGGTTTTCGCGCTTGGCGAGCGTGATCAGTGCAGGCGTCATCTCTCCATCATCGACTTCATAGGTGAGGGCGGAGAGGGCATCATCCCATGGCCCCCATTCGCCGGCGTAGTTCAGCACCCGCCGCTTCTGCGTATCGGTCGGATAGGGCTTGCTGAACATGTCGATGCCCCGCTTGACGACATCGGCATGCCTGGTCAATCCGAGCTCGCGCAAGGCGACTGCGACATCGGGGGCATAGCGGCCGGACGAATTGAAGAAGAACTGGTGGACGCCGCCATTCAGCATCTCGGCGTTGAAATAATCGACGACGTAGATCTGCTTCAGCGCTTTCGGAAGGCGATCGATCTCGGCATCCTCCATCTTGTTGAGTTTTCCCGTCAGATAGCTGAGCCGGTCTTCGTCACCGATCTCGGCGCGCGCCCTGGCGGCCCATTCGACAAGCACAGGCGTACGCTCGACATAGCTGCGGATGGCGGCCGGAAGCTCGGTCATCTCACCGAAGGCGGCGTCGAGCGCGGCAAAATCGGCGTCCTCATTTTGGGCCGCGAGATCGCGCTCTGCGGCAAAGGCCTGCGCCTGCCGCGTCAGGCCGGCCGCTGTCAGCGCCTGCAGCACGGCATCGGCGTTGCGTGCCGGATCTGATTTTTCGGTCATCGCGGTCATCTCGTGGAACGTATCGTCGCTGACGGACTGGCCCTGCGCGACCAGCAGTTTCTTGGCTTCCTCCGTGATCTTCCGCCCCTCGGCGACGGTGGTGAAGAAATGGTGCAGCCCGCTGCCCGGCGCCACGTAGTGCAGATACGAGAGCCAGAAGAGGTTGCGCACGTCAGGCTGCAGCCTGCCGATATCGGCCAGTATCGGCCCCTTGTCGTCATCATATTTCACCCGCATGATCTGCGGCAGGAAGGTCGTCTCGATGACGAATTCGGTGGACATGGTCGTCAGGGCCTGCAAATCGCGCGCCTCCGGTTGTGTTTGATCGGATGCCGCGGACGCTGTGGCTACGATCGCACCGGTAAGCAGGGCGGCGAGCAAAACACTGGCATATTTCATGGATATTTTTTCCCGTGGCGCTGGTAGATTTGGCGGACTACCTGCAGAGGTCAAGCCCGCCAGGCGCGCTGGGGATGAGGTGACCGACCTATACCGCGGCAGGGCTCACCGCATCATGACGGGAAGTTTCGCTTGGAGTACGCTGAACAGATGGCGCTCATGAAGAATGTTCTTGGTTTTGTCGTTGCGATCATAGTTGTTTTTGTTTTCACGAACGCCGGCCTTGGGCAGATCGCCGGTCAGTCCTCCAATGCCCTGGCGACGGCCAATGATCGGAGTACCGGAGTCATGGTTCGAGGCATCGAAGCCGATGATCTTCGCAGCCTTAACCTTTGGACCGGTGTGGCGTCAGCCGATTTTGCCGCAGGTCGTCATGCTGTTATCGGCCGGCAGGTGGCCGATGCGCTTGCCATCAAGGTCGGTGATCGGTTCCTTCTGATTGATCCTCAGGGCACGCGGACACCGTTTGGTGTTGCACCAAGAACAACGACCTTCAAGGTCGCCGCAGTCATAGAGCTCGCGCCATCTGCCGAGGCGACCATTACAGTTTACGTCTCGCGCAAAGGTTTTGAGGAGCTATCCGGCGGTGCGCTGTGATGTGACTGGATATCAGCCACCGGAAGCAATCGTGGCCGATGTCCGTTTGAAGGCGCCCGCGAAGACGATGGCCATGGCTGATAGCACCAGGCCGCCGGCAAGCAGGAAGGTCAGCTGCATGCCGGCGGAAATTGCTGCCGGCGTCGCATGAATGAAATCGTCGGTGCCTGCGCCATAGACGAAGACGGCGCCCATGAGGGATGCGCCTGATATCAGGCCGATGTTGCGCGACAGGCCGAGCAGGCCGGAGATCGTGCCGCGCCGGTCTTTCGGCACGTCGGCAAGGGCTGCGGTGTTGTTGGCGGCCTGGAACAGCTGGTAGCCGGGCGTCAGCACGATGATGGCGGCAATATAGCCCGCGACGTCAAGCATCTGCGGTAGGATTGCCAAGAGGAAGGCGCCGGCCGCAAGCATAGCGAGGCCGATCGAAAGCACGGTGCGTGCGCCCCAGGCATCGACCAGCCGGCCGGAGGGCACGCCGCTGACAACAGAGATGACGGGGCCGACGGACATGACGAGGCCGACGATCGCGGCTTTCAGCCCGAGCGCCAGGCCCAGGTAGAAGGGGCCTACCACCAGCGTCGTCATCATCACGGCGGCCACCACGATATTGACGATGAGATTGGGGACGAGGCGCCCTTCCAGGGTGGCAAGCAGGCTTGCCGGCCGCGTCTTGCCCCTGGCCTTGTCGGCCGGCAGTGTCGCGATGGCCAGGTTCAGCGCAAGTCCCGCCAGCGGCACCTGCACCCAGAAAATGCCGCGCCAGCCGGCAAGCGGGATCAGCGCGCCGCCGAGCGAGGGGCCGAGCGCCGTGCCGAGAGCGGAAACCGTGCCAAGCAGGCCCATGGCGCGGCCGATGCGCGCCTTGCTTGCGGTCTCGCGCATCAGCGCCATCGAGATCGTCATCAGGAAGGCCGCACCGACGCCTTGAACCACGCGTGCCGCCATCAGCAGCGGCAGATCGGGTGCGGCAGCCGAGAGCAGCGAAGCGGCGGCAAAGAGGATAAGGCCCGCAAGCTGCATGCGCTTCAGCCCGTAGAGATCGCCGAGCCGGCCGGTGATGACGACCGAAATCGTCAAGGCTGCGAGATAGCTGACCACGACGCCCTGCACCTCAGCGAAGGGCGCCGAAAAGGCCTTCGCCAGATCGGGCAGGGCGATGTTGGCGATGCTGGTGCCGAGCGAGGCGAGCAGCATCGAAAGCGACAGCGTCAGCGTCACGCCCCGTCTTTCCGTTCGCTCCGATCCAGTTTTTTCTGCTTGTTCCATGTCGATGTCCTCTTGCTTGAAATGTTGTTCAGGAGCAGGCTACGAATTCAAGCCGACTTGAGGTCAAGCATGAAATTTCTGGATATCGGAGAGGTCTCCGCACGGAGCGGAATCAAGCCCTCGGCGCTGCGCTATTACGAGCAGATCGGCCTCATCACGTCGGTCTTCCGCCATGGGCTGCGCCGCCAGTTTCCGCCCGAGGTGCTGCTGCAGCTCAAGCTGATCGCCATGGGCAAGACGGCCGGTTTCTCGCTGGAGGAAATCTCGGGCATGTTCGGCAAGACCGGCGCTCCGGAACTGCCGCGCGCCGCGCTGCATCAGAAGGCCGACGAGATCGACCGCCAGATCCGGGAACTGACGGCGCTCAGCGACACGCTGCGCCATGTCGCCGAATGTTCGGCACCCTCGCACATGGAATGCCCGACCTTCCGGCGGCTGGTCGAGGTTGCGGGAAAGCGAGCAGGCGCGGGCAAAAGCAGGCGGGCAGGCAAGGTCCAATAAGGCCGGGGCGACGGCTTGTATGGTTCACTCTCGCCGGCGTTTGCTCCGCCGTGTCCCATCATAAAATCCCGGCGGCTTCTTCTTCACCCAGGCGACGAAGGTCTGGATGGCGGGATGGGCAAGCAGAGCCTCGACGGTCGGGTAGGACTGTTCCAGCTCCGCTTCGCTGAACTGCGCATGGATCTGGCGATGGCAGATGCGGTGCAGGACCTGAATCTCCCGTCCGCCGCGGCTCTTCGGCACCAGATGATGCTCATCCCGCTGCTCGGCCGGAACGACCCGGCCGCAGAGTGGGCAGATATCAGGCGTCGGCGCCTCATACCAGGAGGTGACGTCTCGGTTTCTCTTTCGCGCCATCGGACAAAGTTAGCGGCAAATCAGGCCGGCGGGCAACCGTCTCCAAGCTTTTCAGCATCAGCACGCCCATTCGAGCTTCATCTCCTTGAGGTCGATCTGGGCGATGCCGTCGCCAAAATTGAAGCCGCCGAAGATTTCCGCGATCTCGATGTAATAGGGCGAGAAATCGGGATACCCCTGCATGGGAAACATCGTGCCGCCGAGATGGGCGTGCCAGTCCTGAAAGCGATCCAGCCCCAGTTCCTGGCCTTCCTCCGAATAGGCGGCGATATAGCCGCTGAGCTCGTTCTCGTGGCTGAATTCGCGCGCCGGCCTGCCCACATTCGGGTCGCCCTCGCGCAGCGTGATTTCGACCGGCCAGCCGTAATCGAGCGCCTCGGGGCCGGGCAGGTGCTTCCAGCCGGCCTGGGGCTGGGGTGTGGGGCGGGCTGCCGCCAGAAGCTCGTTAACCGCCAGTCCGCCGGGCGAAAAGACGTTCTTTGCCTGCTGCTCGGCCGCCGTCCTCGGCAGGTTGAATTCGCCGAAATAATCGAGCGGCGATTTCGAGAGCCAGCCGGGAACGGGGGCGCCTTCGATCTCCGGCGGGACGCCGAGCGGAGCTGCAAGCTCCTCCTCCGTCAGCCAGAAGAGAACATAGTCGTTGTCCATGAATTCCATGTCGAAGCGGTGAGGATCGGCGCGGCGTGCGCCGCCGGCTCCGGCATTCCTGCTTGCCGGTGGCGTTTCCCATTGTTCGTCGACGAAGAGCGAGATCGCTACGTATTCATCACCCTGCGTGCGGTATTGCGGCGGCAGTTTCACCGTGAAGGCGTGGCGAAGCGGCATGCCATTGGTGGTGCTGATCGGCCATCTGTCGCCATCGATGCCGGGCGGGCGGCCGTAGCACCAGCCATTCTTTGGGCGGCGGGCGAGATTGACGGGGTCGGTGAGCGTCAGGTCATAGGCCTCGGTAAGATCGGGATCGGCATGTTTATAGGGCCGCTCCGGATAGACCGCCGTCGGGTCCGTGAGGCTGATCATCCTGACGACGTCCTCCCTGATGGCGACGCCGAGATCCAGCGTATCCGAGAGGTTCATCTTCAGGATGGTCCAGCCATATTTCTCCCTCTCGTCGGAAATGCGCTCGGCGCCGGGATAAAGCCGATGCAGCTCGTCGGCCGGCATTCCCATCGTGACACCATGGATAGGGGGAAGCTCGAAGGGGGCTCGAAAATAAACCTCGCCGAGCCTGCCATCGGCGGTAATGCGCGTGCCGAATTCCTCGACATGCAGACGGCCTTCCGCCTGGATGCGCGGCTCCTCCCAGCTCGCCCCCAAAGCCGCCTTCAGCTCCTCCACCGATACACCCGGCTGCATCGGCGCCAATTTCGCATTGTCTATCGGCATGCGCGTCCTCTCTCGCTGATTGTCCCGCGCAACAGATAGGACGGATTGGAGACAGGGCAATGACGTGGCGGGAGGCTGGAGCGAGGGGCGCTTAAGCGCTGCCACCCTTCTTCGCCGCCGCTGCCGCC encodes the following:
- a CDS encoding MFS transporter, with the translated sequence MEQAEKTGSERTERRGVTLTLSLSMLLASLGTSIANIALPDLAKAFSAPFAEVQGVVVSYLAALTISVVITGRLGDLYGLKRMQLAGLILFAAASLLSAAAPDLPLLMAARVVQGVGAAFLMTISMALMRETASKARIGRAMGLLGTVSALGTALGPSLGGALIPLAGWRGIFWVQVPLAGLALNLAIATLPADKARGKTRPASLLATLEGRLVPNLIVNIVVAAVMMTTLVVGPFYLGLALGLKAAIVGLVMSVGPVISVVSGVPSGRLVDAWGARTVLSIGLAMLAAGAFLLAILPQMLDVAGYIAAIIVLTPGYQLFQAANNTAALADVPKDRRGTISGLLGLSRNIGLISGASLMGAVFVYGAGTDDFIHATPAAISAGMQLTFLLAGGLVLSAMAIVFAGAFKRTSATIASGG
- a CDS encoding DUF7256 domain-containing protein codes for the protein MPIDNAKLAPMQPGVSVEELKAALGASWEEPRIQAEGRLHVEEFGTRITADGRLGEVYFRAPFELPPIHGVTMGMPADELHRLYPGAERISDEREKYGWTILKMNLSDTLDLGVAIREDVVRMISLTDPTAVYPERPYKHADPDLTEAYDLTLTDPVNLARRPKNGWCYGRPPGIDGDRWPISTTNGMPLRHAFTVKLPPQYRTQGDEYVAISLFVDEQWETPPASRNAGAGGARRADPHRFDMEFMDNDYVLFWLTEEELAAPLGVPPEIEGAPVPGWLSKSPLDYFGEFNLPRTAAEQQAKNVFSPGGLAVNELLAAARPTPQPQAGWKHLPGPEALDYGWPVEITLREGDPNVGRPAREFSHENELSGYIAAYSEEGQELGLDRFQDWHAHLGGTMFPMQGYPDFSPYYIEIAEIFGGFNFGDGIAQIDLKEMKLEWAC
- a CDS encoding helix-turn-helix domain-containing protein codes for the protein MKFLDIGEVSARSGIKPSALRYYEQIGLITSVFRHGLRRQFPPEVLLQLKLIAMGKTAGFSLEEISGMFGKTGAPELPRAALHQKADEIDRQIRELTALSDTLRHVAECSAPSHMECPTFRRLVEVAGKRAGAGKSRRAGKVQ
- a CDS encoding DMP19 family protein, which produces MKYASVLLAALLTGAIVATASAASDQTQPEARDLQALTTMSTEFVIETTFLPQIMRVKYDDDKGPILADIGRLQPDVRNLFWLSYLHYVAPGSGLHHFFTTVAEGRKITEEAKKLLVAQGQSVSDDTFHEMTAMTEKSDPARNADAVLQALTAAGLTRQAQAFAAERDLAAQNEDADFAALDAAFGEMTELPAAIRSYVERTPVLVEWAARARAEIGDEDRLSYLTGKLNKMEDAEIDRLPKALKQIYVVDYFNAEMLNGGVHQFFFNSSGRYAPDVAVALRELGLTRHADVVKRGIDMFSKPYPTDTQKRRVLNYAGEWGPWDDALSALTYEVDDGEMTPALITLAKRENLLPR
- a CDS encoding HNH endonuclease — encoded protein: MARKRNRDVTSWYEAPTPDICPLCGRVVPAEQRDEHHLVPKSRGGREIQVLHRICHRQIHAQFSEAELEQSYPTVEALLAHPAIQTFVAWVKKKPPGFYDGTRRSKRRRE